In the genome of Nitrospira sp., the window GAATAAGAACGCGATCACTTACCAGGAGTTTTTCCCACTCATCAAGCGCAACGGATTGTGGTTGGGCGTCACGCCGATGGGGACAGATCTGCTTTTTGATGTTCCGCCAAAGGTGGCGAAGGCTATGCTGGAGTTCGGCAAAGAGGGAAGCAATTACAAGATCGTCGAAGGAAAAGTGCTGGGGCGCTCTGCCTCAGTTTGGTTCACCAATTTAGACCATGGGCGCCGGCATAAAGAATTACCGTTAATGACGACCGCCGACAACCTGAAGTACAGCAAACACGAGGGGATCAAAGGCAGAGAAGCGTATGTCCGCTTCGACAATTTCGACGCAATCGAAGTACCCTACACTGACGCAATCCCGAGCGATCACGATGGAATGATTGGTGTTCCAATCAGTTTTCTCGACAAATACAACCCAGACCAGTTCAAGATCGTTGGATACGAGTACAGCTCCGAACTGCACACGAAGGAGTATCCAATTCAACTCCAAGTGGACAAGAACGGCAAGAAAAGCAAGGTCACGAAGCTGAATGACGCTGCTGCGATAAAAGTGGCAAAGCCACCTTCCGGCAAGACTTATTACATCGTGGATGGCGAATACTTTGTTGCCGCCTATAAGCGCATTTTTATCCGCCACCGCCGCCCGGCCGAGGGGAAGAAGAAGTGAAAACCACGCTCCGCACCGATCTAACTGTTGCCGACATCTGTAGCGGGTTTGTTTACAATCAGCTCGAAGGCAAGGGGCTGTACGGCCTCGGCGGGAAGCTCACGATTCAACCGGAGTATCAGCGGAACTACATCTACGCCGACGGCGGGGGCAAGAAAGAGCAGGCAGTCATTCACTCGCTGCTGGCGAACTATCCGCTGGGGCTGATCTACTTCAACAAGGTCGCGGTGGAAAAGTTCGAGGTGCTTGACGGCCAGCAGCGCATCACCAGCATCGGGCGCTTCGTCACCGACAAATTTGCAATTGACGACAACGGCAACCCGCAGTATTTCAGCAGCCTGCCCGTCGACCAGCAGAAGCGCATTCGCGAGTCGAAGCTGCTCATCTACGAGTGCGAAGGGACGGAGACGGAGATCAAGGAGTGGTTCAAGACGATAAACATCGCCGGCGTGCCGCTGAACGATCAGGAACTGCTCAACGCCGTCTACTCCGGCCCATTCGTCACCAAGGCCAAAGAAGAGTTCAGCAACAGCCAGAACGCGAACATCCAGAAGTGGAGCGCCTACATCAAGGGCAGCGCGAATCGGCAGGACTTTCTGGAGCGAGCGCTGGATTGGGTGAGCAAGGGCGACATCGGCGGCTACATGAGCGCTCACCGCTACGACAAACACATCAACGAGTTGAATACCTACTTCATTGCGGTGCTCGATTGGACTTCGACCGTGTTCACGGAGGTTTATTC includes:
- a CDS encoding DUF262 domain-containing protein; amino-acid sequence: MKTTLRTDLTVADICSGFVYNQLEGKGLYGLGGKLTIQPEYQRNYIYADGGGKKEQAVIHSLLANYPLGLIYFNKVAVEKFEVLDGQQRITSIGRFVTDKFAIDDNGNPQYFSSLPVDQQKRIRESKLLIYECEGTETEIKEWFKTINIAGVPLNDQELLNAVYSGPFVTKAKEEFSNSQNANIQKWSAYIKGSANRQDFLERALDWVSKGDIGGYMSAHRYDKHINELNTYFIAVLDWTSTVFTEVYSEMKGLEWGRLYEKYHDKSYNPAKIASDVEKLMADEYVTNRKGIFEYVLGGSTEKKLLAVRVFDEKTKKVAYAKQTEAAKVKGKSNCPLCAAGENANKERIYKLDEMDADHVSAWSKGGDSSAQNCEMLCATHNRAKGNR